The DNA sequence gaagcgataaaactgaccttctttagactagttgagtatctggagcatcagcatttgtgggttcgattacaggctcaaaatggacagaaacaaagtactttcttctgaaaatcgtcagtttattcttgttctgaaaaattaaggctattccatgcaagaaattgccaaggaactgaagatctcatgcaacgctgtgtactactcccttcacagaacagcgcaaactggatcAAACTggatcctctgtagcagaggcaactctgggtcttcctttcctgtggtggtcctcatgagagccagtttcatcatagcacttgatggtttttgcgactgcacttgaagaaactttcaaagttcttcaaatgttccgtattgactgaccttcatgtcttaaagtaatgatggactgacgtttctctctctttgcttatttgagctgttcttgccataatatggacttgatctatTACAAAATAggtctgtcttctgtataccacccctaccgtgtcacaacacaactgattggctcaaatacattaagaaggaaagaaattccacaaatgaacttttaacaaggcacacctgttaattgaaatgtattctaggtgactaccttatgaagctggttgagagaatgccaagagtttgcaaagctgccattaaggcaaagggtggctactttgaagaatctcaaatataaaatatattttgatttgttgaacaccaattgggttactacatgattccatatgtgttatttcttatttttgatgtctacactattattctacaacgtagaaaatagcaaaaataaaaaccctgtaatgagtaagtgtccaaactttcgactggtaatgtatatatacatacatacatacagttgaagtcggaagtttacatacacttaggttggagtcattaaaactcgtatttcaaccactccacaaatttctggttaacaaactatagttttggcaagtcggttcggaCATTTCTTtgtgcaagtaatttttccaacaattgtttacagagagattatttcacttataattcactgtatcacaattccaatgggtcagaagttttcatacactgttgactgtgcctttgaacagcttggaaaattccagaaaatgttgtcatggctttgaagcttctgttaggctaattgacatcatttgagtcaattggatgtgtacccgtggatgtatttcaaggcctaccttcaaactcagtgcctctttgcttgacatcatgggaaaatcaaaagaaatcagccaagtcctcagaaagaaattgtagacttccacttGTCTTTTTCATCCATTGGAGGATGaaccatctgtacaaacaatagtatgcaagtataaacaccatgggaccacgcagccgtcataccgctaaggaaggagatgtgttctgtctcctagagatgaacgtactctggtgcgaaaagtgcaaatcaatcccagaacaacagcaaaggaccttgtgaagatgctggaggaaacagggtacaaaagtatctatatccacagtaaagcgagtcctatatcgacataacatgaaaggccgctcagcaaggaagaagccactgctccaaaaccgccattaaaaaagccagactaagttttgctactgcacatggggacaaagattgtacttttggtgctcgcaagccgaagagcaccatcccaaccgtgaagcacaggggtggcagcatcatgttgtgggggtgctttgctgcaggagggactggtgcacttcacaaaaaagatggcatcatgaggtaggacaacatctcaagacatcagtcaggaagttgaagcttagtcgcaaatgggtcttccaagtggacattgaccccaagcatacttccaaagttgtggcaaaatggcttaaggacaacaaagtcaaggtattggagtggccatcacaaagccctgacctcaatcctacagataatttgtgggcagaactgaaaaagcatgtgcgagcaaggaggcctacaaacctgactcagttacaccagctctgccaggggaaatgggccaaaattcacccaacatattgtgggaagcttgtggaaggctatgtgatacgtttgacccaggttaaaccatttaaaggcaatgctaccaaatactaattgagtgtatgtaaacttctgactcactgggaatgtgatgaaagaaataaaagctgaaataaatcattcgctctactattattctgacatttcacattcttaaaataaagtgatgatcctaactgacctaagacagggaattttaacttggactaaatgtcaggaattgtgaaaaactgagtttaaatgtatttggctaagatgtatgtacactttcgacttcaactgtacatacatacgtacagaTAATGAGTGGGGCATGTTTAAAAAGCTGATGAAATCTTTTACATGCAGAGCCAAGGGGCACAATGAAACTGTCTGTTGTTCTTAAAAGCCAACTGACTTTATTCTCTGTGTTCAGAATAACAAATAAACATATTACAGTTATACAGTATAATTCCATTATAATGCTGCAAGTTAAGATGTATTATTATGATTATATCAAGTGATTATGATTTTTTGCCGTGTCTGTATAAGTGAACTTCTTTGCTTACTAATTACGTACTTTATGAATATTGGACATATTGTCCAGTTGTGACTCACAATTAACTGTATTTTCTTTAtgaacacaatatacaatattaaTGGATATACAGGCAATACAACTTTTTTAGAAACAAATGTCTACACATACATGTTTATCAGTAACAATATATAAGTATGAAACAATGTTTCAAATTGAAATTGTTAAAAATGACTTTTTGAAACATGGTTATTTTGTTAAACACTACTCAGGAACTGTTGTAAATTGTAAAATGTTCGTTGTAGTGCAAGTAATGGATACTGTTATGCTTACTTCATTTAGTCAATAAAGACACAAATAACATTTGCAAATGACTACCGAAGAGtttaacttttattttgaaaaataatGCAGTCAACCAGACAACCCCGGAAGTGCAACAACATAGGAAATGATCGCTTGCAATATTATGCTTTTTCAGGAAATATACAATTTAACGTTAATAACGTTCTAAAGGAAATCAAGACTCACTACATTGTTAATCGGTGTCTGAATGACGACGGATACATCTTGAGTTCGAGGGAAACGCTACATTCTTCAGTGTTTGTGGATATCACCATGCGACATGTTTTGTAGTATTTAGGCTATTTCATCGAAAGGGACATGAAGACATGGTGCTGTGTGTAAATGAATTCAATTGAATTTGAGAAGAAATATAAAGGTAAAATAACGCTAACATTTGCATATTTGTCCAGACCTCCCATCTGCATGTGCTGACTATAAGCAGAATTACTACGTTCTGTGATCATTGCTGGTAACAAACAAGTCGGTGTTGTTGCACTTTCCGTCATTTCGAATGAACGACAGAATTTACTTCAGTAAGAAATAGGTCACTGAAAGTGTCACCTAAATTGGTCTTAAAAGATCTGTTCAGATCCGATCAATCTTAACCTTGTTCATAAAACGGGCCAGAAAATAACAAGCATGAGTTTCTTCAGTTTTGGCCAAAGTGCAGAAATTGATGTAGTTCTGACTGATGCTGAGACGAGAAAGAAGGCTGAACATAAGACTGAAGATGGGAAGAAGGACAAATATTTCCTATTTTATGATGGGGAGACTGTGGCAGGAAAGGTCAACGTTACACTGAAGAACCCTGGGAAAAGACTGGAACATCAAGGCATCAAAATCGAATTTGTAGGCCAGATTGGTGAGTGTTCTTAGTTTAATGCAGTGATATCTATTCCAAATAAATCATAATAAATGCAATGTCGCTTTATGTTGGACTTTTTAGTTAACAACAGTTGTGTCGAATGTGCCAATAGGCCTAGATATATTCTTCTATGAGAGAGTgattattttgtgatgtctttgaaTGTCTGAAATGTGTACCTCTCCTTCCTTCACAGAGCTGTACTACGACAGAGGAAACCATCATGAGTTTGTCTCCCTGGTGAAAGATCTGGCAAGGCCTGGTGAGCTTACTCAGTCACAGACATTCGACTTTGAGTTCACCCATGTTGAGAAGCCCTATGAGTCCTACACAGGCCAGAATGTGAAGCTACGGTAAGGAAACATTCAGCCTGAACATTCTCTGCCAAAGTAACTATTACTTTATGGCTCACTTTTTAACCCGAGATCCCCTTTGACCTGTCAGTCATGTGCCTAGCACTACATCCTCAGCAAGAGTAATGTTtgtctgctacacacacacatcgtgATTAGTGGTTATGATAATGCCCATCTTATTTTATAGCCTCAGGATGCCATGAGGATATGTTGTTGGATGACATCTGTTGAGATTACAGCAGGTTTGCTCAGTGTCTGTTGGTTGTACTTGCAGGTATTTTCTGCGCGCTACGGTGAGCAGGAGACTGAATGACATCAGTAAAGAGATGGATATTGTGGTGCACACACTCAGCACGTACCCAGAGCTCAACTCATCAATAAAAATGGAAGTTGGGATCGAAGACTGTCTCCATATTGAGTTTGAGTACAACAAATCCAAGTAAGGCTGAAAGAGATACATTTTTTCAGTACCCTCAGTCACCTCAATTTTTTTGTCAATTTATAAAATAACAAAATGCCACCTCTCCTAGTCACAGCAACATGCAGAAATCATTGTAGCTTAGAACCTTTCCTTTAACTATTTGTCTTTGCGGCAGAGCAGTCCTGTGACAATCCTTCCTGTCTTTCACAGGTACCACCTGAAAGACGTCATTGTGGGTAAGATCTACTTCCTGCTGGTGCGGATTAAAATCAAGCACATGGAGATTGACATCATCAAAAGGGAGACAACTGGCACCGGTCCTAGTGTATACCATGAAAATGACACCATCGCCAAATATGAGATCATGGATGGAGCTCCTGTCCGAGGTAAAGGATATAGTGAAGATTGTATGCTTTTGAAAATTGCAATACTCAAAACTACCCATCAGGTCTAACTGGGTGTTTTAATTATGTTTAAGGAGAGTCAATTCCAATACGGTTGTTTCTGGCTGGCTATGAGATGACCCCTACCATGCGAGATATCAATAAGAAGTTCTCTGTGCGTTACTACCTTAATCTGGTGCTGATTGATGAGGAGGAGAGACGCTACTTCAAACAGCAGGTATAGAACAGTGGCTTCTGATGGGTAACTGTTAGCAGTGATCCCAGATGAAATTATGTACCCTTAGAGGGAATTTATCAGGTGTCAGGTTCAACATGGTGTATCCATTGTTCACTGTGATGCACATTATATACTGCATTCCTACCTAGCAGTAAATGTGTCCCTATGGAAATGCTTTAGTGATGAAGACAATGAGCTCATGACCACTTCCTTCTCAATCAGGAAATCACACTGTGGAGGAAAGGGGATGTGGTGAGGAAGAGCATGTCGAGCCAGGCCACCATCGGAGCCCAGCGGTTCGAGGGCTCAGTCAGTTCAGAGAGCGCCCTGGAGAAGGCGGCGAGGGAGGACAGCGCCTAAAGCTGCCTCCACTCATTCTCCTCACAGAAGACTGGCAGTGTCTGTGGAAAAGTAGTGGGGGCACCTGTCAGCTCACATGATCACTGATAAAGTAGTCCTCTGTATATTAGGGCTGCTGAATAAAGGGATAAAGGAAGGATGAAGGGAAGTCTAGAGGTAAACACCTGAACAATGAAAAAGAACAGGGGTCTAAAATCCCGCTGCAGGTCAATTCCATCCACACACATATCCGGTGAAAGTTAAGCCGGCCACTTGTTTAGATCTCCCCCTGTGCGTGATACCCGAAAAATGGAATATTACACCCTGTCATCTTCAATTGATCAACTTTCTTTGTCACAAAATCTATTTCTAGCTTTAGCTTTATATGAATGGATTCTAACTCCGTCTACAACACTGTATTGTCATAGGGAGTTAGTCATGAGTAACAAcgatgcattttgaaaacattccATACCCAGTCAAATgcattcctgacattttaatgtggtctgtcataatgaaatctGAAATTGTGTCTTTACACAGATAGGTATCCGTTGCTTCTCCACATACACATTATCCTCTGTCCTTGTGTAATGATTGCAGTGAGATCAATGGAAGGTTTCTACTGCATTGGAAGTGTCATCCAATTTCTTTGAGTGAGAGGGCTAGATAAAGTATTACTAACCCATTCATTTTAAAGTCCTGCAAATAAGAGCTATAGAACTCTCACCCTCTTATACCATCATGTACAGTGAATAGCATACAGACGGTCACAATATGACCATTACATTGACATGCTTTACCTAAGCATTCCAATACTGTTAGGCGGGATTTGAAGTGCTTGTATTTGAGGTCTGATATTAAGAAGTCTTCTGTATCGTCCGTGTTAGACTTGAAATGTCGTGCCTAAGTGTATCTTGCAAATTAAATCCTGTTGCCTCaatatgtttaacacttcttttagCCTGAAATGTTCCTGTATTTTTTTGTGCTCTGCAAATGACTAATTATAGCCCCTTCCCCAAAACTGAAATAAATTGATGCCATATGCATTGTTATCCACACACTCATTTTGGTATAGAAATAAGTTGCTTGCACCTGATAAATATTTCAATGGACTGATGGAATGATTGATTACCTTGGAaatgaaaatgttgcatgtttaGACTGAAATGATCTCCTTTATAGACAGTGAaggcaaacacatgaactgtcTTAATATAAACATTTAATATTAGAAATGAACTCCAAGGTGTCTGACAAACAGAAACCTTGAGCCAATTTTCATTCAATACAAGCACAATGGTTCAATAGACAGTAAACATATTAGCAGCATCATCTTGTCCAAATCTTCACAGTGGGTCTTTGTCCTCCaaactcatttaaaaaaaaataatatatgatTTTACTTAGACAAAAGCTTTGTAAAATATGATGAGGTGGAGATTTGACAACCATTATTACTCAGTGTCACTGATCTCCACGTACCACTGGTGAGGGGCTGGACAGACAGCCTGGCCCTGGTGAAGAGCCATGCCATTCAGGGCCCCGCCTTGTGCTGCAGGTGGGTCTTCTTCAACTCAGACAGAGGAATGAAGTACTTCAACATCCTCACAAACTGGACACCAACCAAGCCAGCAGAGCACTAGTACAGTCTAAATTGGATTGTGATTTTTAAAAAGCCTGTTACATATCAGTGATGTATCTTGACCTCAagccatttggaacacaaacaAATGTAAACATGAAATCATTCATACCATACTCCATCTGGGGTTGTCTGCCTTGCTGGAGGTGTCGTAATGGACATCTGTCTTGTCAAACTGACTGTGGTCCACATAGGACTCCTTTACTCACCGTCATAACTCACAGATATTCCAGGCTCCTTGTAGTTACTGTGCTAGAAGAATACTTGCTGCCCCGCTTTCATGTCTCGCATGAAGTTACAGGCCCGGGAGTTCCAAACATCCCAACAACCAGTTTGGTTGGGAAGAGTCTTCAAATCCTTGATCCCAAACTGGCATAGTAAATAAGCCTTAACAAGCCATAACAACCCATAGAGCAagagcctatctcctgtttctgtatatCGTTAGGCAGCTTGATGTAAAATTATACCCCCTAGACAGGATGCTAGTCTGCcgcagggccttacccccaatcCATTTCCTTAGTGCCAAAAGCCTAGCAGATCCATCAGGTCCCATTTGAGTCTTTGGTATAACTTGACTGGGGATTGAACCCCCAACCTTCCAATCTAAGGGTGGACACATTAACCACAAAGCCAGACATGGAATAGCCATAGATGACACCATCCTATTATTAAGGAGAACAAAATATCTTGACATTTTCAAAGCATCTCTCTGGCTCTATGACAGTACTGTGGGTGTGGGTATAATTGGAACGTTTCAACAGGAATCAGTGCCAAAAACTTTGTAAAGTACAAGGTTGCCAAAAACAACACACAAAGTAGATCAATTCACCTTGCTAACTAGCTGCTGAATAGACATCAACTCACCACGTAGCttattcttaatgtttgtccATAGCCTACCAGAGTGAGCAGACATTTTTTAGAATAAAAGTGGTGAGTGAAATACTTAATGAAATAGCCCACTCCCTACCCGGTATCTTATTCGGCCGCTATACAACTTTGTATGcttgtttgttggcaaccttaTTATTTACGAAGTTTTGGGAACAGATTAATTTTGGAACGTTCCAATTATACCCACCTGTACTACGGTCATTCAGGTGATTTTTCTTCCTTTGAAGTCCTGTTTTCAAGTCTTCCCTGAGCCTTTCCTCTTCCCCCCGGACTGCCTGACCAATCTCCAATAGGGAATCCTCACTGCGGGCACAATTTTTTGTCTCTTCGTCGTTGCCTGGTTAACAGTACATAAAATACATTAACTTATTAATAGCCATTCGACAATCAAATCATTGTCGTAGTAAAGTGATTGTGAAACAGTTTCAGGGACATTGAAATCCTTGCAATGTCATGTATTGTACATAAATGTGAATGCTTTTACTTACTGGATTGTAGTGTTCTAGTGGTTCCACGAGTTCTCATTTTATGTGGCATGTCTGAGAGATGACAAAATAGTGGTTGGCCTGGAAGAAATTGAACCTTTAAGTCCTACTCCAATGATGCCAAACCATTCTGTGTGCGTGACAGTGGGTGACATTTGATTTAAAGCAAATGAAGAACGTGTTTCATTAAATCAGTTAATTATGCAAAGGATTACATTGTTACTTACTGGTATGTTATAAAACATGCGAATCGAAGTGGTCGCGTCATTAAACTCAGAACACTGCAAAAGGAAGGACgctgaataatgaataactaccGCGCTAGTGACGTATGTTCAAGGCACTTGATGTAGAAACAGTTCGCTTAAGTTTGATCTCTCTGTTTAGGCCTCCTTAATGTCTATGGTTTAAGCAAGCAATTTACCTTAGGGTATATTTCGGTGGTTAATGAAATTATGAGAAAAATGTGCCTTTTCCTGAAAAAATATCGAAGAAAACTAACCAGGACCTGCACAATCTAAGAACCACACTTATCTTATGTTACGGAACTACAGCACCCGCGTGATATAACCAGTGACCAACATGGCGGCCGTTGGAACGTTCTCTAGTTGCCAGACTGAGTTTATGCATTGGCAGAAAATGTTGTTTAGTATCGAACAGCACACAGAAACGAGGAATAGCTTCATGTATTGACCATAAGTTCCATGAGCATTTTGGGGTTCAAATCGTTGGTAGAGtaatgccagcagcataccactgctggcttgcttctgatgctaagcagggttggtcctggtcagttcctggataggagaccagatgctgctggaagtggtgttggagggccagtaggaggcactctttcctctgctctaaaAAAAAGAAtcccactgccctgtgtagggtgctgtcttttggatgcgACGTTAAACAGGTGTCATGACTCTcggaggtcattaaagatcccatggcacttatcgtaagagtaggggtgttatgggattctgtgttttacattatagccattaccatatatatgattaaatattatctgATGTTGGCTGTGTGAGGTATCTGCGTTTGTGCACTTGAGCTTCATCatgagattaaacaactgcttgctacatctgctttgtgtgtttgtgtgtgtgacaatacTGAGCAACATGGTGTGACTGctgcatgttgcaaaactgtagataacagcTCAACatctgctttgtgtgtgtgtgtgtgtgactatacTGAGCAATGTGGTGTGACTGctgcatgttgcaaaactgtagataGACGGGTACAGGGAGGAGAGGCTCATCACCAGGTTTGAttgagatggaaaaatactgaacaacacaatagcaggaactgagcaTCTGTTATAACTAGGGTGTAATACCAGAACAGTGAGAATCTATACATCAACAGAGGGTGAACtccaagaagcgccaagaggctGGGACTAGCCTGAGCAAGTCTAAAACCATGCtcagcctctactgtgatagacatagttccaacccgtctgttggcctatcacagtataAGAACAGCTGTATACGTACATCCTGTCAGTTCTTTGTTCTACCCTGCGTGGTGTTACTGTGAACCCGTATATacaaaaattgcatttaccatttATTGCTTGAATTTGATTAAAGATAATTGAAAAAAGATTCTGCTTTTTATTTGTCCTGACATCGGATTCGAAAGACACAACCCTATcagtgttaaccccggtgtcctggctaaattcccaatctggcccacaaaccatcatggtcacctaataatccccagtttacaataggctcattcatccccctcctttccccagGTTGTtcctgcaaatgagaacgtgttctcagttaacttaactggtaaaataacggataaataaaataaaatgcggACTTGCACTGCTAGTCACCTGAAGCGTTTACATGAGTTAGTTGGGATGAGCAGAATTTCTAGTAGGTAACTGACTGCATAAAGTGTCTTGTTTTTCATTGCTAAGTGTGCATTTTCCAGAAATGCATTGCTACTTATGTACTACTTAGTCATATTGACCTCTGTTGGTAACGTTATACTGTACTACCTAACTAGCTATGTAAAAACCTCTGGTGGTCAAGTGACACTCAATCGTTATTTTGCAGTTAAAGTAGTCGTGTTGATGCATTGTAACAGTATGCATTTTAAGAATGCATGGTGGTGTACAGACAGGCTTACTTGAGAATAGACACTTGATTCCTATTGGTCAGCCATGTCTCATTTCCatctctcaaatcaaattgtattggtcacatacacatggttatcagatgttaatgcgagcgtagcgaaatgcttctgagGCAGGGGGGGTGGGCTTCTGTCCTGATCTACGTTGACTTGACCGATGTGATGTAAGGGcaagtgtgatgtgtgtgtcatGTTCAATGGTTGTTTCAACTATTTCTCTTCATGTAAAAGTGTTTCAAATGATTCTGGTAATTATGCCGTACTCTACAGTACTACCATTGTCTAACACCGCTAGACTTTATGCAATATGTGCCCTGTGTAACCGGTGCTGAACTGCACcgctgtaactctgcgttgtgtgCGTTGGAGATCAGGTTGTTTTAATTAAACAGAATTCAACATCTGCATCTTGCATCTGCATCCAAAAGAAAttaaaacatttgtagagcacatatgTTCTGCGAATCGACACCTCTTTCtacaacagatgcacaataggAGGGACTGGGATCATTCGAGGAGCTAGCCATCGTTCACACATACAATAGCCTGCTAATACCTTAGCTAGCTATTAACCACATGTTGAATTCAGAATGTTAATATAATTCTATAAACTACAGTTACAAGTGCATCTTAACAATACCATCCACTTATGAGTAACCTCTAATTATTGTTATATAAGTAATAATATCAAGCATCACTAGCAGACCAACACTCTGGTTAAACCGGATAccctcagataactctgggcccagtgtcctcagtcaagtcTAGAGCTTGtgtgcaataacatgattatccgaaggacacacagctgccacCACGCAAATACACTCCCTGTAAAACTACAAAGAGCAGCCTGCAACAATAACGAGCTTAGAAGTGCCaagctatctcactgacattgaccctTTCATGCACTCCTGCATAAACAGGAAACACCTGCGCCTAAAGCAGACACTGCTAGTTTCCCCTATCTTTCGTTCCTAGACACACAAACATCTCATAAAGCACTTCACACTCTACCCCtccctactggtcgggtgccaagagcaaaggactttgctgtgcaccaatggggcccgctctggctagagcaaggcccgcctccaactcttcaggaccagtcagaagatcaacacgagagactccacctacattattctgtgtatacattctgctgtaaactctggttgagcagcctaattattctgactcctcacagagtcacATTCCTTAGGTCCGTGCACGATAAACGGCAGGACAAAATATCTTTGACTCAATAAATTGCCTTTtgatacacctgattccactctgtccagcgttgTTGTTTTGCATTCCCTCTCCAGTATGTAAACACCAACATTATACAACATTAttcatgaacaaaacactgtGTATGACTTTGTGCTTAAAAGAATCAAACTCAGACAGAAAAAGCGTGCCTACCTCTCAtagtgcatcaaaatgatttgagcacgagcacgcagggcaaaacgtaagtacacactccccttctcccaggatgcaggcatggataataacaaatcaacatgacattttaatatatgaacctggtgaaattcacaCAGTACTTTAACTTACACCTGCATGACTCTATTCTTAACTCCCTCCTTGCAGCTGCTCATGGCCTCAGTGATGAACAGAAAGCGTTTCAGAAGATGGCCTTTGACTTCGCAACAAATTAAATGTCTCCACACATGGCTGAGTGGGATGAAAAGGTATTACTGTACAGTGCAACTTGTTTAGCTATTCCCTTTCAACCCATACATGtcaatggaataaatggaacagtatcaaacatatggaaactacCTGTTTGACTCCTTTCCATGAATGCCATTCCAGCcattagctcctcccaccagccttctCTGCAATCACTAAACTCCTTTTTTTGTGAGAGGGCATTTGTATGAACGTAAAAAGCAACTTTCATTGTTCAGGAAATCTTCCCGGTGGAGACCATGCGTAAGGCTGCCCAGCTGGGGTTTGGGGGGATCTATGGACAGCCGGAGGTGGGGGGATCTGGCCTGTCTCGTCTGGACACCTAGCTCATCTTTCAGACCTTATCGACAGGCTGCGTTAGCACCACAGCCTACCTCAGCATTCACAAGTAAGGCGTGGCAAATGCCAGCAATCATCACAACCTCTCAAAAGTGTCTGCTCAAGAGATTCACCAAACATCACATACAGACAATTGACTAGATATTAATTGAAAGCAGGAGTAAGTATGGGGTGTTCATTAATAGATGCTCATTTCTGTGC is a window from the Oncorhynchus tshawytscha isolate Ot180627B linkage group LG14, Otsh_v2.0, whole genome shotgun sequence genome containing:
- the LOC112267132 gene encoding vacuolar protein sorting-associated protein 26B-like, giving the protein MSFFSFGQSAEIDVVLTDAETRKKAEHKTEDGKKDKYFLFYDGETVAGKVNVTLKNPGKRLEHQGIKIEFVGQIELYYDRGNHHEFVSLVKDLARPGELTQSQTFDFEFTHVEKPYESYTGQNVKLRYFLRATVSRRLNDISKEMDIVVHTLSTYPELNSSIKMEVGIEDCLHIEFEYNKSKYHLKDVIVGKIYFLLVRIKIKHMEIDIIKRETTGTGPSVYHENDTIAKYEIMDGAPVRGESIPIRLFLAGYEMTPTMRDINKKFSVRYYLNLVLIDEEERRYFKQQEITLWRKGDVVRKSMSSQATIGAQRFEGSVSSESALEKAAREDSA